The DNA window TGCACATGCAGCAACAATCGcttcaaaagaaataaaataaaataatgggaatcaacaatataatttaaatattcaattgttttaaataataattgttttttctcCCAAATCTTCAAAGAATAAGATTCGTTTCCCCcacattaatttttatttatttatttatttatgagtggttttaaataatttcactAAAATTATAGCAAACACTTGGAGAATTGAATGTAGTCACTTCAATCGGAATTCATTTTATCAAATTGACAATAACGACATTACAACCAgcatttatatattaatttatacaaatattaaaagagcatgtctcttgtgagacggtatcatgaatctttatatgtgatacggtctcatgaatctttatctgtgagacggctCAATCCTACCgacattcacaataaaaagtaactcttaacataaaaaataacactttttcattgatgacccaaataatatatctgtctcacaaaatacgatccgtgagaccgtctcacacaagtttttgtcaatattaaattagcacgataatataataataataactagtatatatataatataaatattaaaaaatatcaaacaaaacTTTCGAAACAAAATATGACctaatacatatttatttatcacGTTACACACAAGGTGTGCAACAAGTCGTTGGTTGTGTTAAAAGTTCCTCATGTAAATAAACTTCAATCAATTATTATATCACAGTTTATTTATTTGTCATGGAGTCTGGAGAATTCTTTCGCAAAAtagaattattattttaattaataaaatccgTAActgttaatatttatttatattaaataaaatttcgaactaataccaaaaaaatattgattggaATTAATTGCAGTCACCATCAACGCATGAGGCATTATTTTATGGGAAGCacacataaaataaataaataaatatatatatatacacacacgtaACGTCCGAGTAAAAGCAACGTTTGGCATTACTTCCGAACGGGGTCCCCACGCCACAAGAACACATCACATGGTTTGGTTTGGTGAATGCCGCCGCGTTCGAGAAACTTTGATACAAGAAGAAGAAGTGGGGTGGTCGGTTGATTTTTTCGGAATCGGGCGATTCTGTAGTACTGGAATTGGAAGGGTTTGAGTCGGAGAAGGAACCGTTAAAATAACATCGTCATTGTGATCATTAGTTAACCAAAccctgtgtgtgtgtgtgtgtgtgNGAGGAATAGAGTTGGTTGATGTGGTGGCGTTATTATTGCTATTTTTGAAGGGAAAGAAAAGAACAGGTGTGTTATGTTGTGTGGGCTGCTGCGATTGGAATATCAGCGCATGCCACCGCCAGCTGCCTCGTATTGCAGCTGACCCTGTTTGGGTATCTTTCAGCTCTCTCTTCTCCTCACTATTCTTTATTCGTCGTCGACTTTTTGATTTGCTGGTCATCTTTCGTGGGTTTATTGTGtccttttttgttttctttatttttcttttataattcaTGTGTATGATAACTGTTGTCTCAATGATGATTGTTTCTTCTGATCATATTGGTGTGTGATTATTCATTAACTTGTTCTGGTTTGTTCGATCACCTACCTTTcttggattttattttttaaaaactccCTCCTAAAGACGGAATTTTTGTCAGAATAGACATTCGGATGTGTGTTaggcaaaaaataaataaattctttccATCCACCAGTTCTCTTTATGATGTTTTCCCCTgctttccaaattttttttttttaatttgtagaTTATAGAAAGTTACGGCAAACAGACATATCCACCAGGGGACTCCTCAACTGCAATCGTCAAGGATAACTATTTCTTGCTACAATTTgaagattaaatttttttaaaggtgAGGAGATGATTGATAGAAGGCAAAGTTTTCTGGTTCAGGTCCTAGAAGAACCACCGAGGGGCGGAACGTCGTTGCTCGGAAGCATCAAGATTGCTGTTCTGCCCATAGCAAAAGTCTTTACCATGTGTTTCCTCGGATTTATTATGGCCTCAAAGTTTGTAAACATCTTACCTTCTAATGGAAGAAAACTTTTAAATGGGGTAAGCGTGACGCCATGAAATTTTCTCCAGATTTTATATCATATGTGTGGCTTATTATCAATTGTTTTTGTTTGTACGACTTGATGCAGCTCGTCTTCTCACTTCTGCTCCCATGTTTAATATTCTCTCAACTAGGACAAGCCATTACTTTTCAAAAGATGATCGAATGGTAAGGATTTTGTGTCAGTTATTCACTTTTCCTAAATGGCAATGACCGATTTAAGTGCTCAATCCATGTTCTTGTCTTGCAGGTGGTTTATTCCCGTTAATGTTGTTATAGCCACTATAACAGGTTCTATTATAGGGCTTCTTGTTGCCTGCATTGCTCGTCCTCCTTACccattcttcaagttcaccgTAATTCAAATTGGAATCGGTAAATATTCCAGGGTTAATTGCATTCCTGTAGCTGATGTTCATTAGAATTTAGAAGAGTTCATCAATGTGACTTTGTTGCTCTGTCTTTGATCGCAATTTCGGCTGGGTGCTTTTTGTCACGAGCAATAGCTTATTCTTGAGATATTGGAACATGCACGAACGAACGTGACAATAATTTATCGccataataaaattatggacGTTTCGAGTGAAGATAATTTAATTCTCcttcctttataaatttttctgtCATCTATGGTTTAATAATATCATTTCCAAAATTTTTGCGTGAAAAGAACAAGATTCATGTTCATTGATTCATAAAGGTCGCTTCTATAATTGTTTGTTTTGGAGTTAGCCCCATGATTCAGGGATAAAAGGACACTAGCATGATAAATGATGCTTAAAATTAACACATTCTTTACTGTATGATCCCATGTTGTCAGGTCGAGTGGCATGCACTAAAATGGGCATTTGCTGTCAcattttgaaatttgatttgaaaaataagcataaaattatcacattagGACGAGAATCTAAAAGTTggattcttgaatttctttgctCTCAGGGAATATTGGAAATGTGCCTCTTGTCTTGATTGCTGCATTGTGTCAAGATAAGTCAAATCCGTTTGGAGACAGTAGTAAATGTACTCAAGATGGAAATGCTTACATCTCATTCGGCCAATGGGTACGTTGCTTTCTTTAGTCCAATAATTACTGCAGCTCAGCTTCAGCGAATACACCAGTTTTACATGAGGAAAACCACATCCCACCTTTTGCAGCTTTTGGAGCTACATAAACCCTTGGGGCCTTTCACATATTTCTTCTTCTGTgtggttgttttttttttttggaaattatcCAAGATAGACATCATGATCCTTAGCAACAAAACTGAAAAAGTACACACCACTCAAACATGATATGGCTTTTTCAACAACCTCTCTGCATAATTGGCCATTTTTGTGCATGGTAACTATGCAATTCTTTTGCCCACAGGTTGGTGCAATTGTTGTATATACATATGTTTTTAATATGCTCGCACCGCCGCCTGGTGGTACATTTGATATTGAAGACGAAAATCTACCTGTTAAGGATCCTACAAGGATAAGCTCTAACTATGCTGCTAAAGATAGTTCTCCTGAGAATGTTCCCCTACTTATGGAGGAGGCTATTTCAAATGATTCTAGCTATAAGAAGAAAGATAAGGTGAGAACTGAAGAACCTATGTTAGTTTCATTTTCTTATTGAAGATCTAACAGAGATGTAATTTTGCCTCTATCAAACTTTAGAACACGAAGGTTTCCATGTCCGGGTCGTTTTTAAGCTGTATGAATAATTGCATGCTGTTCTGCTTATTAGCTGTACCGGCATTGTTCTGGTCACAAAGTAAAAAAGCCACCGTTTAATGCCTATGCTAAGCTACAAATCTTCTTGGAATTTTTGACATCTCAAAAAATTGTAAAGACTGATGCCCACAATAAGCCCTGGATTTAGTATTTTTTGAACTTGATCAATCCTGTTGACCTCGTTGCTTCCTTTGTAAATTTAAAGCAAAAATGAGCCATGCAATGAAGTTTATGTGGATGATTGGATTTTGTTGGTATACGTTATGccgttaattttattttgcctTCTGTTACCTTGCCATGCAGGTTAAACATTTTCTAAATGttatatatgaaaaattgaAGCTCAAGCAAATCTTTCAACCACCAATTATTGCTTCTGTAAGATCTGTTTCTCTTATTATCTTTTATTAGCTTTTTTATTACTCTATGGAATGTTGatcatagtatttatttttttatggtttGCAACATTTGACTGGGAAGTTAGTTATCATTGTCAATCATTAAGGCCAGTTCAAAATCGAACATTTGCATTAGTAGAATCATCACGTTCTTCAGCATTTTCTAGATGTTGTATTATAAGTATCCTTTTTCCCTGTTGCAATGTTCTTACTTTCTTTTTCTAGCCTGCCCCTAATAAGAAGTTTCCAAAATGGATCCAGAAGTATGGAATTTCACGACAGATTTTCTCCAACTTGAATTTTTTATGCACTCCCAATCGAACTTTTACACCATGTTTCTAGTTTATATGTGCAGACATGCCAATATTTGCAATTAGGCATGTATATCAGGGTATTGACAAATAAGAGTGAGGATAGTAATTCACTGTTTCTCCTTTTGAATATTTTGGTAGAAAATCTGGCTTTCCCATTGTTTTACTCGACTGTTGTTTCCATGAAATTTTGTATTAAACAAATTGCTTTccttatgaaattttatatttttgcagGTTGTTGCCATATTTATAGGATGTGTTCCTTTTTTGAAGAAATTAATCTTTACCTCGGATGCTCCTCTCTACTTCTTCACTGACAGCTGTATCATTCTCGGGTACGCTTTTCTTTTCCCAGTATGAGTCTATCTAGTTATTTCACCTTAGAGccatattattttgattattttacttTGATGAACTGATTGTCTCATGACTGGATGATTACTTCTGCAATGTTTCTGAGATCATTAACTTCGTGAAGAGATGGACATGAAATGCACTAAAACAGAATAGGTCAATCCGATAGCCCAAAAAGAGGACAGATAACATGCTTAAGTGATGGACTTGTTGGCCAGAaagtttatttaatattttcaaaaaaattaatcccATCAATCAGGAAGAAGATTTGATTTTTTCCTCAAAATAGGTTTTTGTGCATGTGATAGTCTTAGCCTCCGTAATTTCATAGTGTTAAGGTCGTTAATTACATTCAACAATAATAATGCAGAAGAGGTTTCATTTTATGCATTGAGCAGCTTTTAtgattatttgaatttcaaGCACCGGGTGGTATTGAACAATGCTATTCAATTGATCATTTGATATACAGTGTTTGATGAGTCCATCATCCGTGTTTATATTCCCATACCgcaaaaaaatgatttttttattaatatatatatatttgattatcaGGGAGGCGATGATTCCATGCATACTACTGGCTTTAGGAGGCAACCTAGTGGATGGTATATATGTTATCTAAATTGGCACAGTACAAAATGATGTAGTCGAGTTAATGTGGCGAAATTCCTTCAATAGCCAATATGTTAGTGGTTCATTCTCGGTGCCTGTTCAAAACAAGTGACTTGTGGTTATGATTTGCCTTTCAGGACCAGGTAGTTCAAAACTGGGTTTGCGAACTACCGCTGCTATTGTGTTTGGGAGACTGGTCTTGGTTCCTCCAACTGGACTTGGCATTGTCATGCTAGCCGATAAGCTCGGTTTTCTTCCCCCGGATGATAAAATGTTCAGATTTGTCCTCCTCCTCCAGCATACGATGCCCTCTTCTGTCCTTGCAGGTAAACATTTTATGAAGACAGCACaatatatacataaacaaaTTACCTTTTAGTTGGTAGAAATTTCCATGTTTAACTCGATGGAACTCTGATTTAGGAATAaaccaataaattaattatgatgttTCCACTCCCTGCATTCACAGGTGCTGTTGCCAACCTGAGAGGATGTGGGCGGGAGGCAGCTGCTGTATTATTCTGGGTTCATATTTTTGCTATTTTCTCAATGGCTGGATGGATTATTCTTTATCTCCACTTGCTCTTTTAATATGTATCACAAGAAGATGGCATTCACGGTAGTTGTTCGGATGGATCGATCTGGACTGGTATTCTAGAACGGTAGCAGATACTGCAAAGCTCTTGGTTGAGGCTATCATGTAAAGATTTTGGTTGTTTACTcgatttgatttaattatttatcaaaccaaaataaataaaagacatTCTCCTCCCCCCTCGATTTTCAATTCTTGTATGTATAGTCCATAATCTCCACAGCCAATGACAATGACCAACTAACGGTGGAATGAGCGTGCCCTCGAAGATACATGCGTAGACATATTAATCATCGTGTTCAATCGAAACGATAACAAATGTGTCCCACGATTCCAACTACGAGGCCAGACCAACCAACGGCGGAATGAGCGTGCCCTCGAAGATGCATGCCTAAACAAATTAATCATCGTGTTCAATCACAATGACAATGTGTCCCACGATTATAACTACAAGGCTAGAGCAAACGGCGGAATGAGCATGGCCTTTAAGATACATGCGTACACAATAATCATCGTGTTGAATTGAAATGACGACAAATCATAGTTGTCAATTGTGCATAGCGTCCCGTAGCGCAAATGTTGCCCGTGGCTATAGCGCATAGTGAATAGCGTAACGAGGGTTATTTGAAAGTAAAGCgtcacaaatatataaatttataatatataacatatagTAACATCAATTCAAAAACCTTAATTTCCAACATAATATTCCATCAACTTTAATTGTAAAATACTAAAAcctgaaattattttaagttttttcatTGAAATATCATAGAAGACACAAAAATAAAGCAAGAAAtgcagaaaaatataatttacatcAAAAACCTAAACAAGTACATGCCAAAAAAGCCAAAATTGGGGGGGGGACAGAAAATAAGCATCTAGCTTCGCTTTGCAATAGCACCGCTATTTCAGCTATCGCGATTGTCACTATAGTGCCAATAGCGAGGATAGAGAGCGCTATTGCAAAGTCCATGGCGCGTAGCGGTCCGTAGCGATGTGGTGTTTCGCCACGCTATTCGCTATAGCGAGGGCTACGGGGGCTATTGACAACTATGCGACAAATGTGTCCCACGATTCTAACTACGAGGCTAGCTTTCGGAATTTCCAAATGAAAACATTGGAAGGTTACGCCACTCGACCATTAGATTATAAGAACGACCACCACCTCCTTTGGCCGTTCTCTTTACGATAGGGAATGTGGCCACCTGAGCATACTCCATTCACCGAAGGCTTGCCTAACCATAACATGAGAGAAATACCGATCATACCGACTATAGGAGCAACTGCTGCAGCAAAGAACCATCTATTTCTTGAAATCTTCTGGCCACTGTTATCTGCATCGGAATATGCATTAACTGGTTCCCCTTGAACATCTACACCGTGATGAAATTGAGAAAGTTCATCTACCACAGCATCATCTATGTCGTCTGAGGAACCATCAACGTTAACATCATTCAGAGGCACACTAAGCATTTCAACTTCACTGCCTAGGTTCCTTTTCCTTTCTTCATAATCGATGTCATCAGTTGGAAGCTCATATCTGCATAGAGGACATGTATTTCGTGTGCTTAACCATGGCAAGATGCAGGAGGGGTGATAGAGGTGAAGACAAGGAAGTTGATTTAAAACAGTGCCCACGGTTGGACATTCCTTGCAGATTGCACATGACAGATTATCCAGGTTTTCATACTGTCCATCAATCTTAATTTGGGGCAAGCTACTTACAAAAGATACGGCAGCAGGAGGTGCTCCCATCAACGAAATATCATTTTCAGCAAGATGTTCCAGAGAATATTCAAATCCTCTCGCATCCAGGTAATCTCCAAGAGCTCCGGCATAGTTTTGTGTCTCCAACTCTTCAAAATTGGATAACAATTCAGTATAACCGGCACGAGTCCTATTCCTAGCTTCAAGTGAAGTTGTACCATCAACATGAGGGGAATGTGATTGTCTGGACCAATCCATGTAGAAATTGTTCCTGTTGAATCCTAATGAACCATGAAGATGGTCTCCAGTTCTCAATGACTCGACCATGTTTTCCTCAGCATCAGCTTCCTCCCATTCactatcatcatcttcatcttcatcttcttcttcttcccccTGATCTTCCGAGTTCCAATGGTAGACACCAGCATTCATTGGATCAATATCTGTATCACTATCTGGGCCACCTCCTCCATCAGCATATCCAAAATTTCCTACCTCCAAAAAACTATGCCCATCTGCTGACACATCAGAATCTCCACCATAGGCACTGGAAGATAAGGTATCACCCTCACCATGGAAAACCCTATATCTCATTATGCTGGCATTAGATTCACTCTCCCCATATAGAGAATCCAAA is part of the Primulina huaijiensis isolate GDHJ02 unplaced genomic scaffold, ASM1229523v2 scaffold15321_ERROPOS2250371, whole genome shotgun sequence genome and encodes:
- the LOC140965856 gene encoding uncharacterized protein; this encodes MSRFSLTTDASVLKESSQVSAAPDNNRDTLAMNNTSLNLLSTTCAVCQRILSSGNESGGPEAMTGVCGDCRFLLDIETTSPDVYRRRMPGARRRTYGSSESSENLFSQQFSELIALERQTHSVAVELDNQCVNYYGTGRLVRRVSSHTTPSGSRRWRRVFSDTESDGLDSLYGESESNASIMRYRVFHGEGDTLSSSAYGGDSDVSADGHSFLEVGNFGYADGGGGPDSDTDIDPMNAGVYHWNSEDQGEEEEDEDEDDDSEWEEADAEENMVESLRTGDHLHGSLGFNRNNFYMDWSRQSHSPHVDGTTSLEARNRTRAGYTELLSNFEELETQNYAGALGDYLDARGFEYSLEHLAENDISLMGAPPAAVSFVSSLPQIKIDGQYENLDNLSCAICKECPTVGTVLNQLPCLHLYHPSCILPWLSTRNTCPLCRYELPTDDIDYEERKRNLGSEVEMLSVPLNDVNVDGSSDDIDDAVVDELSQFHHGVDVQGEPVNAYSDADNSGQKISRNRWFFAAAVAPIVGMIGISLMLWLGKPSVNGVCSGGHIPYRKENGQRRWWSFL
- the LOC140965857 gene encoding protein PIN-LIKES 6-like yields the protein MIDRRQSFLVQVLEEPPRGGTSLLGSIKIAVLPIAKVFTMCFLGFIMASKFVNILPSNGRKLLNGLVFSLLLPCLIFSQLGQAITFQKMIEWWFIPVNVVIATITGSIIGLLVACIARPPYPFFKFTVIQIGIGNIGNVPLVLIAALCQDKSNPFGDSSKCTQDGNAYISFGQWVGAIVVYTYVFNMLAPPPGGTFDIEDENLPVKDPTRISSNYAAKDSSPENVPLLMEEAISNDSSYKKKDKVKHFLNVIYEKLKLKQIFQPPIIASVVAIFIGCVPFLKKLIFTSDAPLYFFTDSCIILGEAMIPCILLALGGNLVDGPGSSKLGLRTTAAIVFGRLVLVPPTGLGIVMLADKLGFLPPDDKMFRFVLLLQHTMPSSVLAGAVANLRGCGREAAAVLFWVHIFAIFSMAGWIILYLHLLF